Proteins encoded by one window of Carassius auratus strain Wakin chromosome 8, ASM336829v1, whole genome shotgun sequence:
- the slc13a3 gene encoding Na(+)/dicarboxylate cotransporter 3 — MDAAKFSRKLLSARKQLILVLAPLLLLPLLFVVPPKEGKCLYVVLLMAVYWCTEALPLAVTAMLPVCLFPTMGILPSKKVCPQYFLETNFLFLSGLVMASAIEEWGLHRRIALRVLKIVGVKPAWLILGMMITSSFLSMWLSNTATTAMMLPIANAILESLFGNLETLKENCKDKSDPEGDSQVNMHVLPCEKQVLNTENTPDWTDRSEQKNLTEVRREAEYQMKVWKGFLISIPYAASIGGTATLTGTAPNLILVGQLKSYFPECDLINFGSWFVFAFPLMLLFLILGWIWIAFLYGGLNTRLCINKHDKRAAAEAKAKAVIDEDYKKLGPIKFAEGSITFFFILFAILLFTRDPKFVTGWSVFFTKGYVSDAVTGVIIISILFFFPSERPSLRWWFDSRATNTPYVPLLSWRKAQECVPWNIILLLGGGFAMAKGCEESGLAVWIGNHLQPLAQVPPAVAVILITAFIACFTEFASNTATIIIFLPVIAELAIRVNVNPLYFMIPATTGCSYAFMLPVSTPPNSIAFASGHLMVKDMVKTGFVMNILGILCVSLAMNTWGLHMFNLHIYPDWARPLNASLATVATHAMATMNMTG, encoded by the exons ATGGACGCTGCAAAGTTTTCCAGGAAGCTCTTGAGCGCGCGCAAACAGCTCATCCTGGTGCTCGCCCCGTTACTGCTGCTCCCGCTGCTCTTCGTTGTGCCACCAAAG GAGGGCAAATGTTTGTATGTGGTGCTGCTAATGGCGGTGTACTGGTGTACCGAAGCGCTCCCGCTGGCGGTGACTGCCATGCTTCCTGTGTGCCTCTTCCCCACCATGGGAATCCTGCCTTCTAAGAAGGTCTGTCCGCAGTACTTCCTTGAAACTAACTTCCTGTTCCTGAGTGGTTTAGTGATGGCATCTGCTATAGAGGAGTGGGGTCTCCATCGCCGAATAGCCCTAAGGGTTTTGAAGATCGTCGGAGTGAAACCTGCCTG GCTGATTTTAGGCATGATGATCACTTCCTCTTTCCTGTCAATGTGGTTGAGTAATACAGCCACAACAGCCATGATGCTGCCCATTGCTAATGCCATACTGGAAAGTCTTTTTGGGAATCTGGAGACTCTAAAAGAGAACTGCAAGGACAAGAGTGATCCAGAAG GTGATTCTCAGGTGAATATGCATGTGCTTCCGTGTGAAAAACAGGTGCTGAACACCGAGAACAC ACCGGATTGGACAGACAGATCAGAGCAAAAGAATCTGACAGAGGTCAGAAGAGAGGCTGAATACCAGATGAAGGTGTGGAAAGGTTTTCTGATTTCTATACCTTATGCCGCAAGCATCGGAGGAACTGCGACCCTCACTGGCACTGCCCCTAATCTGATCCTGGTGGGTCAGCTCAAGAG CTACTTCCCTGAATGTGACCTCATAAACTTCGGCTCATGGTTTGTCTTTGCCTTCCCACTGATGCTTCTTTTCCTCATTTTGGGCTGGATCTGGATTGCTTTCCTCTATGGTGGACTTAATACACG GCTTTGTATTAACAAACATGATAAGCGGGCGGCTGCAGAAGCAAAAGCAAAGGCTGTTATTGATGAAGACTACAAGAAACTTGGCCCAATAAA ATTTGCAGAAGGATCTATCACTTTCTTCTTCATTCTTTTTGCTATACTTCTGTTTACACGAGATCCAAAGTTTGTAACTGGATGGTCTGTTTTCTTCACCAAAGG CTACGTTTCTGACGCAGTAACCGGAGTTATCATCATCTCCATCCTCTTTTTCTTTCCATCTGAGCGTCCATCTCTCCGCTGGTGGTTCGATTCAAGAG CCACAAATACACCGTATGTGCCCCTGTTGTCATGGAGAAAAGCTCAAGAGTGCGTGCCATGGAATATTATTTTGCTACTGGGTGGTGGATTTGCGATGGCCAAAGGCTGTGAG GAGTCAGGGTTAGCAGTATGGATAGGAAATCACCTGCAGCCTCTAGCCCAGGTTCCTCCAGCTGTGGCAGTCATCCTCATCACAGCCTTCATCGCCTGCTTCACTGAATTTGCCAGTAACACAGCCACCATCATTATCTTCCTCCCTGTCATTGCTGAACTG gcCATCCGTGTGAACGTCAACCCTTTGTACTTCATGATCCCAGCAACAACTGGTTGCTCTTACGCTTTCATGCTTCCTGTGTCCACACCTCCCAACTCAATCGCCTTTGCCTCCGGACACCTGATGGTCAAAGATATG